TTCAGGCTGGGCACGCGGCCCGACAGGAAGCGCACGTCCTGGCCCGAGGAGTTCAGCACCTCGAGCTTTTCGCCGCTGATGCTGGAGACGGCGGTCGGCACGTCCTTGATGTTCTCGACGCGGCGCTCGGCCGTGATCGTGACGGTTTCCAGCTGGGTCTTGTCGCTGGTGGTCTGGGCCAGGGCGGGCCAGGCGGCCAGCGCCAGGCTCACCGACAGGGCCAGCTGCAGGGGGCGCGTGGCTTGTGGCTTGTTGCTCATGCAGTCGTACTCCGGGGAAGCTTTGAGAGGAGGTCTAGAAGGGAAAGGGGTGTTTTGCTTTTTTGTGTCTGTCGGGCACCGCCTGGGCGATCTCCGACAAGCGCCCGAATCTAGCAATTCGCATGCCGAGAAGTCACCTCACTGTCACAAACGCGGGGTTTTTGTGTCGCGAAAAACCCTAAGCGACCCGGCTGCGATACTGCGGCGCCTCCACCGAGCTTTTTCCCTCTCCGCCATGCGCTTCATCACCGCCAATCTGAACGGCATCCGCTCCGCCGCCACCAAGGGCTTTTTCGACTGGATGCCGCAGCAGCAAGCCGATGCGGTCGGCGTGCAGGAGGTCAAGGCCCAGAACGATGTGGTCGAGGGTGTGTTCTGCACCCACGACAAACTGAAGGGCCATTTCCACTACGCGCAGAAGAAGGGCTACTCCGGCGTCGGCCTCTACACCGCGGAGGAGCCGAGCGACGTGATCTATGGCATCGGCGTCGAGGAGTTCGACCTCGAGGGCCGCTGGATCGAGAAGCGCTTCGACAAGCCCGGCCGCAAGCTCAGCCTGATCAGCTGCTATTTCCCCAGCGGCTCCAGCGGTGAGGAGCGCCAGCAGGCGAAGTTCCGCTTCCTGGCCGCGATGTATCCGCACCTGATGCAGCTGAAGTCCGAGCGCGAGTTCATCCTGGTCGGCGACGTCAACATCGCCCACAAGGAGATCGACCTGAAGAACTGGAAGGGCAATCTGAAGAACAGCGGCTTCCTGCCCGAGGAGCGCGCCTGGGTCACCCAGCTGATCGATCCCGAGCAGGGCGGCCTGGTCGACGTGTTCCGCACCCTGAACGACAAGCCCGAGCAATACACCTGGTGGAGCAACCGCGGCCAGGCCTATGCGAAGAACGTGGGCTGGCGCCTGGACTACCACTTCGCCACGCCCAAGCTGGCCGCGCTGGCGCAGCGCGAGGCCATCTTCACCGGTACCAAGTTCAGCGACCATGCGCCGCTGACGATCGACTACGACTTCAAGCTCTGAGGCGCCGCCGGGCCGGACCCGGCCCGCTCAAGCCCACGGCGTATTGAAGAGGAAGAAGGCGACGACGGCCCAGATCAGCAGCGCGACATGGGTCAGCTGCAGGCCCTCCTGGCGGATCCAGTAGCCGAACCACAGGCCGCCCAGGTGCATCGCGAACAGGAAGGCGGTGAAGCCGCTCAGGGCCAGGTTCAGCCAGGGCCGCGCCGCGCCCAGGTCGCCGACGACCAGCAGCTGCCAGCAGCCCGCCCAGCCCGCGCCCGCGGCCGCGAGCTGCAGCGCCAGCACCCCCAGCAGCGCCAGGCGATGCA
This genomic stretch from Roseateles sp. DAIF2 harbors:
- a CDS encoding exodeoxyribonuclease III, encoding MRFITANLNGIRSAATKGFFDWMPQQQADAVGVQEVKAQNDVVEGVFCTHDKLKGHFHYAQKKGYSGVGLYTAEEPSDVIYGIGVEEFDLEGRWIEKRFDKPGRKLSLISCYFPSGSSGEERQQAKFRFLAAMYPHLMQLKSEREFILVGDVNIAHKEIDLKNWKGNLKNSGFLPEERAWVTQLIDPEQGGLVDVFRTLNDKPEQYTWWSNRGQAYAKNVGWRLDYHFATPKLAALAQREAIFTGTKFSDHAPLTIDYDFKL
- a CDS encoding DUF2165 family protein; the encoded protein is MKLQLSLALFLSVHALGLAVWLSISAINNIRAFAGSAAAVGATMSMAPLRQPPAIDTPLLSRAIASPALHRLALLGVLALQLAAAGAGWAGCWQLLVVGDLGAARPWLNLALSGFTAFLFAMHLGGLWFGYWIRQEGLQLTHVALLIWAVVAFFLFNTPWA